From a single Planctellipticum variicoloris genomic region:
- a CDS encoding alpha/beta hydrolase: MNRMTWVISAIVATASWTAGFARGDDLHAISAVRKTVSPEGAAYLETLKKRTPFGTVDFNLESLRSGMGARNEPRVEGVRLIRLKIGEIPCEWVLAPGADPDLRLLYLHGGGWVSGSGGNYLPLAADISAAAGCAVLLPDYRLAPEHPFPAGLEDCVAAHDWLVSNGPAGPGPAKATFIAGDSAGGNLTLATLLALCDRKKPLPAGGIPLSAATDFTLASDSLKTVHDPIISARTMPEFRDRYLGKSDPRNPQASPVFGDYRGLPPLLIQVGEHEMLRDDSVRVAKKAAADGIPVKLEVWPGMVHVFQIRGLPESREAIQHIADFMRSHVPAR; encoded by the coding sequence ATGAATCGTATGACCTGGGTCATTTCGGCCATCGTTGCGACAGCGAGCTGGACTGCGGGATTCGCTCGTGGAGACGACCTTCATGCGATCTCCGCCGTCAGGAAGACCGTCTCGCCCGAAGGCGCCGCGTATCTCGAAACTCTGAAAAAGCGGACGCCGTTCGGCACAGTGGACTTCAACCTGGAATCGCTGCGGTCCGGCATGGGCGCACGCAACGAGCCTCGCGTGGAAGGAGTGCGGCTGATCCGCCTGAAGATCGGCGAGATTCCCTGTGAATGGGTGCTCGCGCCCGGCGCCGACCCGGACCTGCGGCTGCTCTATCTGCATGGCGGCGGTTGGGTCTCAGGATCCGGGGGAAACTATCTGCCACTGGCGGCCGACATCTCGGCGGCGGCCGGGTGTGCCGTGCTGCTCCCCGACTACCGACTGGCGCCGGAGCATCCGTTTCCTGCCGGGCTGGAGGATTGTGTCGCGGCTCATGACTGGCTGGTCTCGAACGGGCCGGCCGGTCCCGGCCCGGCGAAAGCGACGTTCATCGCCGGGGATTCGGCGGGGGGCAACCTGACGCTGGCGACATTGCTGGCGTTGTGTGACCGCAAGAAGCCGCTCCCGGCGGGAGGCATTCCCCTTTCGGCGGCGACAGATTTCACGCTGGCGAGCGATTCGCTCAAGACCGTTCACGATCCGATTATCAGCGCTCGAACGATGCCCGAGTTTCGGGATCGCTATCTGGGGAAGTCGGATCCCCGCAATCCGCAGGCTTCGCCGGTCTTCGGCGACTATCGCGGCCTTCCGCCGTTGTTGATTCAAGTCGGGGAGCACGAAATGCTCCGCGACGACAGTGTCCGGGTAGCGAAGAAGGCGGCAGCGGATGGGATCCCGGTGAAACTCGAAGTCTGGCCCGGCATGGTTCATGTGTTCCAGATCCGCGGGCTTCCGGAGTCCCGCGAGGCCATCCAGCACATCGCTGATTTCATGCGCTCGCACGTGCCTGCGCGGTAG
- a CDS encoding XDD4 family exosortase-dependent surface protein translates to MGRRMSKLRLVTLGLIAAAIGLGSMQTACQAALKSFATYAVSDASTHSASATFSLYTNGTLKIVVTNTYTGYYSAPTRTDVLAGLLFSLDSATKPMLAYAGAFVNSSPTVGESSGSTITNATTVSTSTISTGNVTAPQPTVGGWEYRQGAAVSSKLNSAYYAFGTVGYDIFDRGTKGSTNNNIDYGLIGHNYVPGTGNGGIVRREISAPLITNSVVFTLTGVPSNFDLTKLKNVQFQWGTALSETRLTGTLTGFSGQGGPVVPEPTSLALAGFAGLGLALRALRRRRTQKSDQTA, encoded by the coding sequence TTGGGCAGGCGGATGAGTAAGTTACGACTCGTGACATTGGGTTTGATTGCTGCTGCAATCGGCCTCGGTTCCATGCAGACTGCATGTCAGGCCGCGCTGAAGAGCTTTGCCACTTACGCGGTGAGCGACGCGTCCACTCACTCGGCTTCGGCCACATTCTCGCTTTACACAAACGGGACGCTGAAGATCGTCGTTACGAACACCTATACAGGGTATTATTCGGCGCCGACTCGAACCGACGTTCTTGCCGGGCTCCTGTTTAGCCTGGATTCGGCGACAAAGCCCATGCTCGCTTACGCAGGGGCTTTTGTGAACAGCAGCCCGACCGTCGGCGAGTCGAGCGGATCGACCATCACGAACGCGACGACCGTGTCCACTTCGACGATTTCTACCGGGAATGTGACCGCGCCTCAACCGACTGTCGGTGGCTGGGAGTATCGGCAGGGAGCGGCCGTGTCATCGAAGCTCAACTCGGCATACTACGCCTTCGGAACAGTTGGCTACGACATTTTTGACCGCGGTACCAAAGGGAGCACAAACAACAACATCGACTACGGGTTGATTGGCCACAATTATGTTCCCGGTACCGGGAACGGCGGAATTGTGAGGAGGGAGATCTCTGCGCCGCTGATTACAAATTCGGTCGTGTTTACTTTGACGGGCGTGCCGAGCAACTTTGATCTGACAAAGCTGAAGAATGTGCAGTTCCAGTGGGGAACGGCTTTGAGCGAGACTCGATTGACGGGGACTTTGACGGGTTTTAGCGGCCAGGGTGGTCCCGTCGTTCCCGAGCCCACTTCTCTCGCCCTCGCCGGCTTTGCCGGCCTCGGACTCGCCCTGCGGGCGCTCCGCCGCCGGCGAACGCAAAAGTCGGATCAGACGGCTTGA
- the ccsA gene encoding cytochrome c biogenesis protein CcsA: MLNVSVMCFFASYLLALAFEVVRFYRRSTLVEVLHLGMTAAGLVAQTLYLGLRSRETQLPPLLSSLSDWLLVLSWLVVLLYLVFVLSDRTFRAGILVLPLVMALILAAWFGGGRSRPPENLPVSKNWLMLHVSLLVFGTAAILGGLVLSLLYLWQHRRLKHGRARHGGLALPSLERLERLNRWALLTAVPLLTLGLIIGVGLTTQEPASWATWADPVVLTGSVCWLMMVGVFVYVLGRQRAPGRQVAWLTAVSCGFLLLTVVGSQVLTGATHLQTVHGRTPPPAAP, encoded by the coding sequence ATGCTGAATGTCAGTGTGATGTGCTTCTTTGCCAGCTATCTGCTGGCGCTGGCCTTCGAGGTCGTGCGCTTCTACCGCCGGAGCACGCTGGTGGAAGTGCTGCATCTTGGCATGACCGCCGCGGGACTTGTGGCTCAGACGCTCTATCTGGGGCTCAGGTCGCGCGAGACTCAGCTTCCCCCTTTGCTCAGCTCGCTTTCGGACTGGCTCCTCGTTCTCTCGTGGCTCGTCGTTCTGCTGTATTTGGTCTTCGTCCTGTCGGATCGAACTTTTCGAGCCGGAATTCTCGTTCTGCCGCTCGTCATGGCTCTGATCCTGGCGGCCTGGTTCGGCGGCGGACGTTCAAGGCCGCCTGAAAATCTCCCAGTCTCGAAAAACTGGCTTATGCTGCATGTTTCGCTGCTGGTCTTCGGAACGGCGGCCATTCTGGGGGGGCTCGTTCTCAGCCTGTTGTATCTCTGGCAACACCGGCGATTGAAGCACGGCAGAGCCCGGCACGGAGGATTGGCCCTCCCCAGTCTGGAGCGCCTGGAACGCTTGAACCGCTGGGCGCTGCTGACCGCGGTGCCGCTGCTGACTCTGGGGTTGATCATCGGCGTCGGGCTGACGACTCAAGAACCGGCGAGCTGGGCGACCTGGGCCGATCCGGTCGTGCTGACCGGTTCCGTCTGCTGGCTGATGATGGTCGGCGTGTTCGTCTATGTTCTTGGGCGGCAGCGAGCGCCGGGTCGGCAGGTCGCCTGGCTCACGGCCGTGTCCTGCGGATTTCTGCTGCTCACGGTCGTTGGTTCGCAAGTTCTGACGGGGGCGACGCATCTTCAGACCGTCCACGGACGCACCCCTCCTCCCGCCGCGCCATAA
- a CDS encoding sigma-70 family RNA polymerase sigma factor — translation MRTTSRPRTPAAAVQNPLETYLREINETALLTANEEKELAYRIADGDNAARDRMVRANLRLVVNIARAYTGKGLPLQDLIEEGNLGLMRAVEGFDPGMDTRFSTYASYWIKQSIKRALINSGKTIRIPAYMVELLTKWRRATAKLEDELGRPPTQDEVARELELPRKKLSIVRKAIQLYNSTPQHDDDDGGWTMSDMVADTRTKGPEDELLDTDNLKHVYRMLDTMDPREATILRMRFGLDDAEPKTLKEIGESLGLTRERVRQIEAEALKRLAKGILGD, via the coding sequence ATGCGCACGACCTCCCGTCCCCGCACTCCCGCCGCCGCCGTTCAGAATCCGCTGGAGACGTACCTCCGCGAGATTAACGAGACGGCACTTCTGACCGCGAATGAAGAAAAGGAGCTGGCTTATCGCATCGCCGACGGCGACAACGCGGCCCGGGACCGCATGGTCCGGGCCAACTTGCGGCTGGTGGTGAACATCGCCCGGGCCTATACCGGCAAGGGGCTGCCGCTGCAGGACCTCATCGAAGAGGGAAACCTGGGGCTCATGCGCGCCGTCGAAGGCTTCGATCCCGGCATGGACACCCGGTTCAGCACGTACGCCAGCTACTGGATCAAGCAGTCGATCAAGAGGGCGTTGATCAACAGCGGCAAGACGATCCGCATTCCCGCCTATATGGTCGAGCTGCTGACCAAGTGGCGCCGGGCGACGGCCAAACTGGAAGATGAACTCGGCCGTCCGCCCACGCAGGATGAAGTGGCTCGCGAGCTGGAACTTCCCCGCAAGAAGCTCAGCATCGTGCGCAAGGCGATTCAGCTCTACAACAGCACCCCACAGCACGACGACGATGACGGCGGCTGGACGATGAGCGACATGGTCGCGGACACGCGAACCAAGGGGCCGGAAGACGAACTGCTCGACACCGACAATCTGAAGCATGTCTACCGGATGCTGGACACAATGGATCCCCGCGAAGCCACCATCCTGCGGATGCGGTTCGGCCTCGATGACGCGGAACCCAAGACTCTCAAGGAAATCGGCGAGTCGCTCGGCTTGACCCGTGAACGGGTTCGGCAGATTGAAGCCGAAGCTCTCAAGCGACTGGCCAAAGGCATTCTGGGCGACTGA
- a CDS encoding 30S ribosomal protein S1, protein MVDRNLLRDFNVSDDELDDVFAGTLQHVDGEEFEGDGIDSLYTSIAAYDVNSIIEGSVVRVEGEEVLIDIGYKSEGIVAIDEWDGEEPPKPGQRVAVLLEEIEDEFGLILLSKRKADRIKKWMDITSSKKEGDVVTGHVIRKIKGGLLVDIGVNVFLPASQVDIRRPPDIGNYIGTDIDCLILKIDESRRNIVVSRRRLIEVQREEMKKNLLAEITEGQIRKGIVKNIADFGAFVDLGGIDGLLHITDMSWGRIGHPSEMVKIDDEIEVKILHIDRDREKIALGLKQKEKSPWDDVETKYPVGTKIKGEVVNVMSYGAFVKLEDGIEGLVHISEMSWTKRVNHPTELVNPGDEVEVVVLGINKDKQEISLGMKQALPNPWDQVAEKYPPGAIVNGTVRNLTNYGAFIELEEGVDGLLHVSDMSWTRKISHANEMLKKGDPITCQVISVDQERKRIALGLKQLAEDPWENQIPNKYQPGEQVTGKVTKITNFGVFVELEPELEGLLHVSELSDQKIENPETFVKVGQDLDVRILRIDPVDRKIGLSRKTSPDYAAAAAEDGGKGAAAPAAGPRPRTELKGGTEGSSGPLFTLGGGAAEEPAAEAKVEDETPTPAE, encoded by the coding sequence ATGGTTGATCGGAACCTCCTTCGAGATTTTAACGTCAGCGACGACGAACTGGACGACGTCTTTGCGGGGACGCTGCAGCACGTTGACGGCGAGGAGTTTGAAGGGGACGGCATCGACTCCCTGTACACGAGCATTGCCGCCTACGATGTGAATTCGATCATCGAGGGCTCGGTCGTACGGGTCGAAGGCGAAGAAGTCCTCATCGACATCGGATACAAGAGCGAAGGCATCGTTGCGATCGACGAGTGGGATGGCGAAGAGCCTCCCAAGCCCGGCCAGCGCGTCGCAGTGCTGCTCGAAGAGATTGAAGACGAATTCGGCCTGATTCTGCTTTCCAAGCGGAAGGCCGACCGTATCAAGAAGTGGATGGACATCACCAGCTCCAAGAAGGAGGGAGATGTCGTCACGGGCCATGTCATCCGGAAGATCAAGGGCGGTCTGCTGGTCGATATCGGCGTGAACGTCTTCCTGCCCGCCAGCCAGGTCGACATTCGCCGTCCGCCCGACATCGGCAACTACATCGGCACCGACATCGACTGCCTGATCCTGAAAATCGACGAGAGCCGCCGCAACATCGTCGTCTCCCGTCGCCGGCTGATCGAAGTCCAGCGCGAGGAGATGAAGAAGAACCTCCTCGCCGAGATTACCGAAGGCCAGATCCGCAAGGGGATCGTCAAGAACATCGCCGACTTCGGCGCGTTCGTCGACCTGGGCGGCATCGACGGCCTCCTGCACATCACGGACATGAGCTGGGGCCGGATCGGCCACCCGTCCGAGATGGTCAAGATCGACGACGAGATCGAGGTCAAGATTCTGCATATCGACCGGGATCGCGAGAAGATCGCGCTCGGCCTCAAGCAGAAGGAAAAGAGCCCCTGGGACGACGTCGAGACCAAGTACCCGGTCGGGACGAAGATCAAGGGGGAAGTCGTCAACGTCATGTCTTACGGCGCCTTCGTCAAGCTGGAAGACGGCATCGAAGGCCTGGTCCACATCAGCGAGATGTCCTGGACCAAGCGCGTCAACCACCCGACCGAGCTGGTGAACCCCGGCGACGAAGTCGAAGTGGTCGTCCTCGGCATCAACAAGGACAAGCAGGAGATTTCGCTGGGCATGAAGCAGGCCCTGCCGAACCCCTGGGACCAGGTTGCCGAGAAGTACCCGCCCGGGGCGATCGTCAACGGCACGGTTCGCAACCTCACCAACTACGGCGCGTTCATCGAGCTGGAAGAGGGCGTGGACGGCCTGCTGCACGTGAGCGACATGTCCTGGACCCGCAAGATCTCCCACGCGAACGAGATGCTGAAGAAGGGCGATCCGATCACCTGCCAGGTGATTTCGGTCGACCAGGAACGGAAGCGGATCGCGCTGGGGCTGAAGCAGCTTGCGGAAGATCCGTGGGAAAATCAGATTCCCAACAAGTATCAGCCGGGCGAACAGGTGACGGGCAAGGTCACGAAGATCACCAACTTCGGCGTCTTCGTGGAACTCGAACCCGAGCTCGAAGGCCTGCTGCACGTTTCTGAGCTCTCCGATCAGAAGATCGAGAACCCCGAAACGTTCGTTAAGGTCGGTCAGGACCTGGACGTCCGGATCCTGCGGATCGATCCGGTCGATCGCAAGATCGGTCTCAGCCGCAAGACCAGCCCCGACTATGCTGCGGCCGCCGCGGAAGACGGCGGCAAGGGAGCGGCAGCCCCGGCAGCCGGTCCGCGTCCGCGGACCGAGCTCAAGGGAGGAACCGAAGGCTCATCGGGTCCATTGTTCACGCTGGGTGGCGGAGCGGCGGAAGAACCGGCCGCCGAGGCCAAGGTCGAAGACGAAACGCCGACGCCGGCGGAATAG
- the hemA gene encoding glutamyl-tRNA reductase has product MNFLVVYCTHQTAGLAVREQLAFSSRERLDAAYAEIQQRFSGVEAVILSTCNRVELYFAWSENAGLSAESVHRFLADFHQISATNFVSELRDESGQAVVRHLFEVVSSLDSMVLGEPQIVSQVKEAYRTAEEHSACGPRIHALFQSAIRVSGRVRTETGLAEGRVSIASVAVGDFAKSVFDHFVDKQVLVIGAGEMAEETLRYLKDEGVRDLVVVNRSPERAERLAAEWGGVPAPWDDLDRWLGQADVIVSTTGADRPVVDRVRFQAARSTGSRKPAIILDLGAPRDFDPAVGTLEDVFLYDIDSLARTCDDNRRARSREIERARTIIIEETAQFTADINRRAGGDLVTRLREGWHEVSRQELERMFKKMPHLEGRDREAIERAVERIVNKLLHPPLEALRDESKDGAPHGLLNALRRLFHLP; this is encoded by the coding sequence TTGAATTTCCTGGTTGTTTACTGCACGCATCAGACCGCCGGACTGGCCGTTCGCGAGCAGTTGGCATTTTCCAGTCGGGAACGGCTGGATGCCGCGTATGCGGAAATTCAACAGCGCTTCTCCGGCGTCGAAGCCGTGATCTTGTCAACGTGCAACCGGGTCGAGCTGTATTTCGCCTGGTCCGAGAACGCCGGGCTGTCCGCGGAGTCCGTCCATCGTTTTCTGGCCGACTTCCATCAGATTTCCGCGACGAACTTCGTCTCCGAACTGCGAGACGAAAGCGGCCAGGCCGTGGTCCGGCATCTGTTTGAAGTCGTCTCCAGCCTTGACAGCATGGTGCTGGGGGAGCCGCAGATCGTCAGCCAAGTCAAAGAGGCTTATCGCACGGCGGAAGAGCACTCCGCATGCGGACCGCGGATTCACGCTCTGTTTCAGAGCGCCATTCGGGTTTCCGGGAGGGTTCGCACGGAAACGGGGCTCGCCGAAGGACGCGTCTCAATCGCCAGCGTGGCCGTGGGTGACTTCGCCAAGAGCGTCTTCGACCACTTCGTCGACAAGCAGGTGCTAGTCATCGGGGCCGGCGAAATGGCCGAAGAGACGCTTCGTTATCTCAAAGACGAAGGGGTCCGCGATCTGGTTGTGGTCAATCGCAGCCCCGAACGGGCCGAGCGGCTAGCCGCCGAGTGGGGGGGCGTACCGGCTCCGTGGGACGACCTGGACCGCTGGCTGGGTCAGGCGGACGTGATCGTCAGCACCACGGGCGCGGATCGGCCGGTGGTGGATCGGGTGCGCTTTCAGGCGGCGCGCTCGACCGGCAGCCGGAAGCCCGCGATTATCCTCGATCTCGGCGCCCCGCGCGACTTTGACCCCGCCGTCGGGACTCTGGAAGACGTGTTTCTCTACGATATCGACAGCCTGGCAAGGACTTGCGACGACAATCGCCGGGCTCGCAGCCGGGAAATCGAACGCGCACGGACCATCATTATCGAGGAAACCGCCCAGTTTACCGCAGACATCAACCGCCGGGCGGGGGGCGATCTGGTGACCCGGCTGCGTGAAGGCTGGCATGAAGTCAGTCGGCAGGAGCTGGAGCGGATGTTCAAGAAGATGCCGCATCTGGAAGGTCGCGATCGTGAAGCGATTGAACGGGCCGTCGAACGGATCGTGAACAAACTGCTCCACCCCCCCCTCGAAGCGCTCCGCGACGAATCGAAAGACGGCGCTCCCCACGGCCTCCTGAACGCCCTCCGCCGCCTCTTCCACCTCCCCTAA
- a CDS encoding alpha/beta hydrolase, with protein sequence MFRCTGLALLMSLAVSAAYAAERQVVLLWTGEMPGPGVDAPDGETTIPLKPGAPVITRTTNIAHPSLVVFEGAADKRTDVGVIVLPGGGFRYLTTDLEGSEACEWLASQGITAFLLKHRAPTHEHPAPNAGPAIDTHQALKLVRQRAAEWKLDPQKIGLLGFSAGGQIAAVATSDPKTRPNFLMLLYPWGLYQAKEGTLREDVRVDAQWPPTFIAQAADDGSSLPQGSLLLYTRLLEQKIPAELHIYEKGGHGFGIRPGKTACPTDWPHRAETWLQGRGLLPAAN encoded by the coding sequence ATGTTCCGCTGCACCGGATTGGCCCTTCTGATGTCGCTGGCCGTGTCGGCCGCGTATGCCGCCGAGCGGCAGGTCGTTCTGCTCTGGACGGGCGAGATGCCCGGGCCGGGCGTCGACGCTCCCGACGGGGAGACGACGATTCCTCTCAAGCCCGGCGCGCCGGTCATCACGCGGACGACGAACATTGCGCACCCCTCGCTGGTCGTTTTCGAAGGGGCAGCCGACAAACGGACCGACGTCGGCGTGATTGTGCTGCCTGGCGGCGGCTTTCGTTACCTGACGACCGACCTCGAAGGGAGCGAGGCCTGCGAATGGCTGGCTTCGCAGGGGATCACCGCGTTTCTGCTCAAGCATCGAGCCCCGACGCACGAGCATCCGGCGCCGAATGCCGGGCCGGCGATCGATACGCATCAGGCGCTCAAACTGGTGCGGCAACGGGCCGCAGAGTGGAAACTCGATCCGCAGAAGATCGGGTTGCTCGGGTTCTCGGCGGGGGGCCAGATCGCGGCAGTCGCGACCTCCGATCCAAAGACCCGCCCGAATTTCCTGATGCTGCTGTATCCGTGGGGACTGTACCAGGCCAAGGAGGGGACGCTGCGTGAGGATGTCCGCGTCGATGCCCAGTGGCCGCCGACGTTCATCGCCCAGGCGGCGGACGACGGTTCCTCCCTGCCGCAGGGGAGCCTGTTGCTCTATACGAGGTTGCTGGAGCAGAAGATCCCGGCCGAACTGCATATCTATGAAAAGGGGGGCCACGGGTTCGGGATTCGGCCTGGCAAGACTGCTTGCCCGACCGACTGGCCGCACCGCGCTGAAACGTGGCTGCAGGGGCGGGGACTGCTGCCCGCGGCGAATTAA